The Iamia majanohamensis genome window below encodes:
- a CDS encoding UDP-N-acetylmuramoyl-tripeptide--D-alanyl-D-alanine ligase gives MRLTVQDLATATGGTVAGDPTVTVDGLGVDTRDLAPGTGFVALVAERDGHDYADAAVAAGAPAVVASRPLPDVGVPVVEVADTAAALLDVGRLARTRLPDRVVGITGSVGKTSAKDLLAGVLAPRWATTASARSFNNEIGVPLTLAGAPEGTEAVVVEMGARGVGHIALLCDVARPTAAIVTAVAPAHLEMFGTVEDVARAKGELVEALPADGVAVLNADDHRVAAMAGRTSARVLTYGIGPASQADVRAEDLVLDDLLRPRLRLVTPWGEAQVGLAVHGAHQAANALAAAACGLALGVDLDDVAEALATTRVSDLRMDISRAPSGAVVVNDAYNANPASTRAALDALAALPVTGQRVAVLGLMAELGGDTDRLHGEVAAHADALGVRVVSVDAPGYGVAGADAVADVDAALALLAGLGDGDAVLVKGSRVAALERVASALLAD, from the coding sequence ATGCGGCTCACGGTGCAGGACCTGGCCACCGCCACCGGCGGCACGGTCGCAGGGGACCCGACGGTCACCGTCGACGGCCTCGGCGTCGACACCCGCGACCTGGCCCCCGGCACCGGGTTCGTCGCCCTGGTGGCCGAGCGCGACGGCCACGACTACGCCGACGCCGCGGTGGCCGCCGGGGCCCCGGCCGTCGTCGCCTCCCGTCCGCTGCCCGACGTCGGTGTGCCCGTCGTCGAGGTGGCCGACACCGCGGCCGCCCTCCTCGACGTGGGCCGCCTGGCCCGGACCCGCCTGCCCGACCGGGTGGTCGGCATCACCGGCTCGGTGGGCAAGACCTCGGCCAAGGACCTGCTGGCCGGGGTCCTCGCCCCCCGGTGGGCGACCACCGCCTCGGCCCGCTCGTTCAACAACGAGATCGGGGTGCCGCTCACGCTGGCCGGCGCCCCCGAGGGCACCGAGGCGGTCGTGGTCGAGATGGGGGCCCGGGGCGTCGGCCACATCGCCCTGCTGTGCGACGTGGCCCGGCCCACCGCCGCCATCGTGACCGCGGTGGCCCCCGCCCACCTGGAGATGTTCGGCACCGTCGAGGACGTGGCCCGGGCCAAGGGCGAGCTGGTCGAGGCCCTCCCCGCCGACGGCGTCGCCGTGCTCAACGCGGACGACCACCGGGTGGCGGCCATGGCCGGGCGCACCTCCGCCCGGGTGCTCACCTACGGCATCGGGCCCGCATCGCAGGCCGACGTGCGGGCCGAGGACCTGGTCCTCGACGACCTGCTCCGCCCCCGGCTGCGGCTGGTGACGCCGTGGGGCGAGGCCCAGGTCGGCCTGGCCGTGCACGGCGCCCACCAGGCGGCCAACGCCCTGGCCGCGGCGGCCTGCGGGCTGGCCCTCGGCGTCGACCTCGACGACGTGGCCGAGGCCCTGGCGACCACCCGGGTGTCGGACCTGCGCATGGACATCAGCCGGGCCCCGTCGGGCGCGGTGGTCGTCAACGACGCCTACAACGCCAACCCCGCGTCGACCCGGGCCGCCCTCGACGCCCTCGCCGCCCTGCCGGTCACGGGCCAGCGGGTGGCGGTGCTGGGGCTGATGGCCGAGCTGGGCGGCGACACCGACCGGCTGCACGGTGAGGTCGCCGCCCACGCCGACGCCCTCGGGGTGCGCGTGGTCTCGGTCGACGCCCCCGGCTACGGCGTCGCCGGCGCCGACGCGGTGGCCGACGTCGATGCCGCCCTCGCCCTCCTCGCCGGGCTGGGCGACGGCGACGCGGTGCTGGTGAAGGGCAGCCGGGTGGCCGCCCTGGAGCGGGTCGCCTCCGCCCTCCTCGCCGACTAG
- a CDS encoding MFS transporter yields MPDAPSARPDHPEEALEAVEDALLEGDRTFTPGTARSAFSHRTFRIVYLGAFASNIGTWMQNVVLGALAYDLTGSGVFVGIVTAAQLGPLLLLSLVGGAMADAYDRKTLLIALSIEQAVFSVLLALVVVGGDPNRVLLVLVVLAVGVGNALYAPTFSAVVPILVPRRDLAGAISLNSAQMNASRVIGPIIGSALFATVGSAWVFVLNAASFAAVILSLTRVSLPAPAASGTQGLHRLLEGIRYARSHRAVGQVIVTIFFFSLLALPFITQMPKLADENLGIASRSTAYGLLYATFGLGAVTGALSVGTLFAARDKARLARGGLVAFAVLLAVFSLLRVAPLAFPTIYAVGAVYFCVITSLSTVLQQDLDDRVRGKVLALWIMGFGGVVPFGGLAGGWLAEQTSVTVMMLVGAAVALVLGAVMTLRPGPDEPPTEAAVA; encoded by the coding sequence GTGCCCGACGCCCCCTCCGCCCGCCCGGACCACCCGGAGGAGGCCCTCGAGGCCGTCGAGGACGCCCTGCTCGAGGGCGATCGCACCTTCACCCCGGGCACGGCCCGGTCGGCCTTCTCGCACCGCACCTTCCGCATCGTCTACCTGGGTGCCTTCGCCTCCAACATCGGCACCTGGATGCAGAACGTGGTCCTGGGCGCCCTGGCCTACGACCTGACCGGCTCCGGCGTCTTCGTCGGCATCGTCACCGCGGCCCAGCTCGGGCCCCTGCTGCTGCTGTCCCTCGTCGGCGGGGCCATGGCCGACGCCTACGACCGCAAGACGCTCCTCATCGCCCTCTCGATCGAGCAGGCCGTCTTCTCCGTGCTGCTCGCCCTCGTCGTCGTCGGGGGCGACCCCAACCGGGTGCTGCTGGTCCTGGTGGTCCTGGCCGTGGGGGTCGGCAACGCCCTCTACGCCCCCACCTTCAGCGCGGTGGTGCCGATCCTCGTGCCCCGGCGCGACCTGGCCGGCGCCATCTCGCTCAACTCGGCCCAGATGAACGCCTCCCGGGTCATCGGCCCGATCATCGGCAGCGCGCTGTTCGCCACCGTGGGCTCGGCCTGGGTGTTCGTGCTCAACGCGGCCAGCTTCGCCGCCGTGATCCTCAGCCTCACCCGGGTGTCGCTCCCGGCCCCCGCCGCGTCGGGCACCCAGGGCCTCCACCGCCTGCTGGAGGGGATCCGCTACGCCCGCAGCCACCGGGCCGTGGGCCAGGTCATCGTCACCATCTTCTTCTTCTCGCTGCTCGCCCTGCCCTTCATCACCCAGATGCCGAAGCTGGCCGACGAGAACCTCGGCATCGCCTCGCGCAGCACCGCCTACGGGCTGCTCTACGCCACCTTCGGGCTGGGCGCGGTGACCGGGGCCCTCTCGGTCGGCACCCTCTTCGCCGCCCGCGACAAGGCCCGCCTGGCCCGGGGCGGGCTGGTCGCCTTCGCCGTCCTGCTGGCGGTGTTCTCCCTGCTGCGGGTCGCACCCCTGGCCTTCCCCACCATCTACGCGGTGGGCGCCGTCTACTTCTGCGTGATCACGTCGCTGTCGACGGTGCTGCAGCAGGACCTCGACGACCGGGTGCGGGGCAAGGTCCTCGCCCTCTGGATCATGGGCTTCGGCGGGGTGGTCCCCTTCGGCGGCCTGGCCGGGGGCTGGCTGGCCGAGCAGACGTCGGTGACGGTGATGATGCTCGTCGGCGCGGCCGTGGCCCTGGTGCTCGGGGCGGTGATGACCCTCCGCCCCGGCCCCGACGAGCCCCCGACGGAGGCCGCCGTCGCCTAG
- a CDS encoding NAD(P)-dependent oxidoreductase, with protein MAGPRICVAPRGARSWVGEAVVAGGGQVVDPDEAEAVVWTSPTDPDGLAALLADHPGLRWVQLPFAGIEPYRDVLDAERTWTCGKGVYAPPVAELALTLLLAGLRHVGPYARAGRWTGPAGRNLLGARLAVLGGGGITEELLRLLAPFDVDATVVRRHPDPVAGAARVVGPDGLHGALAGADGVVLALALTPETRGVVGAEELALLADHACVVNVARGGHVDTDALVAAFAADTIGSAGLDVTDPEPLPEDHPLWAEPRCTITPHVGNTPDMAVPLLSARIRENVGRWAAGRDLLGPVDVALGY; from the coding sequence GTGGCCGGCCCACGGATCTGCGTCGCGCCCCGCGGGGCCCGCTCGTGGGTGGGCGAGGCGGTGGTCGCCGGCGGTGGACAGGTCGTCGACCCCGACGAGGCCGAGGCCGTGGTCTGGACCTCGCCCACCGACCCCGACGGCCTGGCCGCCCTCCTGGCCGACCACCCCGGCCTGCGCTGGGTGCAGCTGCCCTTCGCCGGCATCGAGCCCTACCGCGACGTGCTCGACGCCGAGCGCACCTGGACCTGCGGCAAGGGGGTCTACGCCCCGCCGGTCGCCGAGCTGGCCCTGACCCTCCTGCTCGCCGGCCTGCGCCACGTGGGCCCCTACGCCCGGGCCGGGCGCTGGACCGGTCCCGCCGGCCGCAACCTCCTCGGCGCCCGCCTCGCGGTGCTGGGCGGGGGAGGGATCACCGAGGAGCTGCTCCGGCTCCTCGCGCCGTTCGACGTCGACGCCACCGTGGTCCGCCGCCACCCCGACCCGGTGGCCGGTGCGGCGCGGGTGGTGGGCCCCGACGGGCTCCACGGGGCCCTGGCCGGGGCCGACGGGGTCGTGCTGGCCCTGGCCCTCACGCCCGAGACCCGGGGCGTCGTCGGGGCCGAGGAGCTGGCCCTGCTGGCCGACCACGCCTGCGTGGTGAACGTGGCCCGGGGCGGCCACGTCGACACCGACGCCCTCGTGGCCGCCTTCGCCGCCGACACCATCGGCTCGGCCGGCCTCGACGTCACCGACCCCGAGCCCCTCCCCGAGGACCACCCCCTGTGGGCCGAGCCCCGGTGCACCATCACCCCCCACGTGGGCAACACCCCGGACATGGCCGTGCCCCTCCTGTCGGCCCGCATCCGGGAGAACGTCGGCCGCTGGGCCGCCGGGCGCGACCTGCTGGGCCCCGTCGACGTCGCCCTGGGCTACTGA
- a CDS encoding amidase — protein sequence MDFREHTVEDLAARVRSRQVSARELTQAALERIEALDGDLHAFLAVDGDLALADAALVDERLASGDDVGPLAGVPIGVKDLEDAIGFRTTHGSVLSAEDAPAMTDSILVARLRAAGCVVVGKTNTPEFGCKGDTSNGLGPPTVNPWNPERSAGGSSGGSAAAVAAGMVPLATASDGGGSIRIPAAICGLTGFKPSLGRVPVGGPTPPAWADLSAKGVLTRRATDAAAVLDTVVGPDPTDLRGLPQPRAPWRPQLDEPHPPLRVAWSPTLGYAPVDPAVAAVCQAAVDRLDESGCEVSEVPSVFPEDPVGAWLGLTSASHLRTVADLVGTDEWDLLDPAVRFGAEMAQGMSAVDLVVAQDTCHQLNQTLTTLLSDASFLLTPVVAGRVPAPWGNGTIDGVEDPNWIRFTYPFNLTRSPCGTVPIGQTDDGVPVGLQVVGTNHADAAVLRMLAYLETIVGVDEVAPVG from the coding sequence GTGGACTTCCGAGAGCACACCGTCGAGGACCTCGCCGCCCGGGTCCGGTCGCGCCAGGTCTCGGCGCGGGAGCTGACCCAGGCCGCCCTCGAGCGCATCGAGGCCCTCGACGGCGACCTCCACGCCTTCCTCGCCGTCGACGGCGACCTGGCCCTGGCCGACGCCGCCCTGGTCGACGAGCGCCTGGCCTCCGGCGACGACGTGGGCCCCCTCGCCGGCGTGCCCATCGGGGTCAAGGACCTGGAGGACGCCATCGGCTTCCGCACCACCCACGGGTCGGTGCTCTCCGCCGAGGACGCCCCGGCCATGACCGACTCGATCCTCGTCGCCCGCCTGCGGGCCGCCGGCTGCGTGGTCGTGGGCAAGACCAACACCCCCGAGTTCGGGTGCAAGGGCGACACCAGCAACGGGCTGGGCCCGCCGACGGTGAACCCCTGGAACCCCGAGCGCTCGGCCGGCGGCTCCTCGGGGGGCAGCGCCGCCGCGGTGGCCGCCGGCATGGTGCCCCTGGCCACCGCCAGCGACGGCGGCGGGTCCATCCGCATCCCGGCCGCCATCTGCGGGCTCACCGGCTTCAAGCCCTCCCTCGGCCGGGTCCCGGTGGGCGGGCCGACCCCGCCGGCGTGGGCCGACCTCTCGGCCAAGGGCGTGCTCACCCGCCGGGCCACCGACGCCGCCGCCGTGCTCGACACCGTCGTCGGCCCCGACCCCACCGACCTCCGCGGCCTCCCCCAGCCCCGGGCGCCGTGGCGGCCCCAGCTCGACGAGCCCCACCCCCCGCTGCGGGTGGCCTGGTCGCCGACCCTCGGCTACGCCCCCGTCGACCCCGCCGTCGCCGCGGTGTGCCAGGCCGCCGTCGACCGCCTCGACGAGTCCGGCTGCGAGGTCTCCGAGGTGCCGTCGGTCTTCCCCGAGGACCCGGTGGGGGCGTGGCTCGGGCTCACCTCGGCCTCCCACCTGCGGACGGTGGCCGACCTGGTCGGCACCGACGAGTGGGACCTGCTCGACCCCGCCGTGCGCTTCGGCGCCGAGATGGCCCAGGGGATGTCGGCGGTCGACCTGGTCGTCGCCCAGGACACCTGCCACCAGCTCAACCAGACCCTCACCACCCTGCTGTCTGACGCCTCGTTCCTCCTGACCCCGGTGGTGGCCGGCCGGGTGCCCGCACCCTGGGGCAACGGCACGATCGACGGCGTCGAGGACCCCAACTGGATCCGCTTCACCTACCCCTTCAACCTCACCCGCTCGCCGTGCGGCACGGTGCCCATCGGCCAGACCGACGACGGCGTGCCGGTCGGCCTGCAGGTGGTGGGCACCAACCACGCCGACGCCGCCGTGCTCCGCATGCTCGCCTACCTCGAGACCATCGTGGGGGTGGACGAGGTCGCACCGGTGGGCTGA
- a CDS encoding acetoacetate decarboxylase family protein, producing MTAPPHAPWALRGEGLVCMTRKRPAVALPDGIAPAPGPTAVAAVRYTDSPVGPFLQLLVLVPARLGAHPGWTVAAAVVDKPEALLGFRMNWGVPARLGELRWFARDGVRQLLWEDRDLSVKARGRGIGVPMVVPHRMVLARADGPVVVPDRLWGLFRPAVVVIEASPRDGLDCLAGRHVGATVDGVHRTIAPARTPVGLLAPLRAPATAEPLMRWPDHPI from the coding sequence GTGACGGCACCGCCCCATGCCCCGTGGGCGCTGCGAGGCGAGGGCCTCGTGTGCATGACCCGCAAGCGGCCCGCGGTGGCGCTGCCCGACGGCATCGCCCCCGCGCCGGGGCCCACCGCCGTCGCCGCGGTGCGCTACACCGACTCGCCGGTCGGGCCCTTCCTCCAGCTCTTGGTCCTCGTGCCCGCCCGCCTCGGCGCCCACCCCGGGTGGACGGTCGCGGCGGCCGTGGTCGACAAGCCCGAGGCGCTGCTGGGCTTCCGCATGAACTGGGGCGTGCCGGCCCGGCTGGGGGAGCTGCGCTGGTTCGCCCGCGACGGTGTGCGCCAGCTGCTCTGGGAGGACCGTGACCTGTCGGTGAAGGCCCGGGGCCGGGGCATCGGCGTGCCCATGGTCGTGCCCCACCGCATGGTGCTGGCCCGGGCCGACGGGCCGGTCGTCGTCCCCGACCGCCTGTGGGGGCTGTTCCGGCCCGCGGTGGTCGTCATCGAGGCCTCGCCCCGCGACGGGCTCGACTGCCTCGCCGGCCGCCACGTGGGCGCCACCGTCGACGGCGTGCACCGCACCATCGCCCCCGCCCGCACCCCCGTCGGCCTGCTGGCCCCGCTGCGGGCCCCGGCCACGGCCGAGCCGCTGATGCGGTGGCCGGACCACCCGATCTGA
- a CDS encoding thioesterase family protein, whose product MTSLFDECTAVRPGAADGTFATELRDEFTIVNGHPNGGYLLAVMGRAAVAALGEEDRHVVGSTTSYIAPPSTGPATVVTEVRRRGRTASQLHVVLVQDDEPKVEGLMTLAALDDGPPAWGHVAPPEMPDEETCRAATRSHRSPITGGEPPMARVVAQAFDPATLGWASGAPGGGGEMRAWLRMADDRPFDPLGLLFAVDALPPATFEVAMTGWVPTLSLTAYIRARPAPGPLRVRFRVGTIATGRADETCEVWDGADRLVAQSTQLAALRMPPAP is encoded by the coding sequence GTGACCAGCCTCTTCGACGAGTGCACCGCCGTCCGGCCGGGAGCGGCCGACGGCACCTTCGCCACCGAGCTGCGCGACGAGTTCACCATCGTCAACGGCCACCCCAACGGGGGCTACCTGCTGGCCGTCATGGGCCGGGCCGCGGTGGCCGCCCTGGGGGAGGAGGACCGCCACGTGGTGGGCTCCACCACCTCCTACATCGCCCCGCCGTCGACCGGTCCGGCCACCGTCGTGACCGAGGTGCGGCGCCGGGGTCGCACCGCATCGCAGCTCCACGTCGTGCTGGTGCAGGACGACGAGCCCAAGGTCGAGGGGCTCATGACGTTGGCCGCGCTCGACGACGGCCCGCCCGCCTGGGGCCACGTGGCCCCGCCGGAGATGCCAGACGAGGAGACGTGCCGGGCCGCCACCCGGTCGCACCGCTCACCCATCACCGGGGGTGAGCCGCCCATGGCCCGGGTGGTCGCCCAGGCCTTCGACCCCGCCACCCTCGGCTGGGCCTCGGGCGCACCCGGCGGGGGAGGGGAGATGCGGGCCTGGCTGCGGATGGCCGACGACCGCCCCTTCGACCCTCTGGGCCTGCTCTTCGCCGTCGACGCCCTGCCGCCGGCGACCTTCGAGGTGGCCATGACCGGCTGGGTGCCCACCCTCAGCCTCACCGCCTACATCCGGGCCCGGCCCGCCCCCGGGCCGCTGCGGGTCCGGTTCCGGGTGGGCACCATCGCCACCGGCCGGGCCGACGAGACCTGCGAGGTGTGGGACGGCGCCGACCGCCTGGTGGCCCAGTCGACCCAGCTGGCCGCCCTCCGGATGCCGCCCGCCCCGTAG
- a CDS encoding sortase domain-bontaining protein, whose amino-acid sequence MGAAAQREEPEPPLAAPVAAVAATPVGDPIQLVIDKIGVDTHFVPLELDDAGGLRAPETADVAGWHVGGPEPGEPGAAVVAGHYDSRTGPGVFYELAELEAGDEVVIGGEHGLAVFVVDRVETYSKEAVPAEVYTPTPEASLRLITCGGRFDEASRHYEDNVVVWTSLRGDV is encoded by the coding sequence GTGGGCGCAGCAGCCCAGCGTGAGGAGCCTGAGCCGCCGCTAGCGGCCCCGGTGGCTGCGGTCGCTGCGACCCCGGTCGGCGACCCCATCCAGCTCGTCATCGACAAGATCGGCGTCGACACCCACTTCGTGCCTCTCGAGCTCGATGACGCTGGCGGGCTGCGGGCCCCCGAGACGGCCGACGTCGCAGGGTGGCACGTGGGCGGCCCCGAACCTGGCGAGCCCGGCGCGGCGGTAGTGGCGGGCCACTACGACTCCCGGACTGGGCCGGGCGTGTTCTACGAGCTCGCCGAGCTCGAGGCTGGCGACGAGGTGGTGATCGGCGGCGAGCATGGGCTGGCGGTGTTCGTGGTCGACCGGGTGGAGACCTACTCGAAGGAGGCGGTCCCGGCCGAGGTGTACACCCCGACGCCGGAGGCATCGTTGCGTCTCATCACCTGCGGCGGCAGGTTCGACGAGGCGTCGCGGCACTACGAGGACAACGTCGTCGTGTGGACCTCGCTCCGGGGTGACGTCTAG
- a CDS encoding ImmA/IrrE family metallo-endopeptidase: MVTRLPAGVRALCAVADDGHQAILVNRDLPPAERLAALAHELVHLERGGGCHRPGLHDRLRPLRAREEAQVDRIVARRLVPLDLLEAWAAARAEVGPVTTRDVADEFEVPLAVALEAMRQVA, from the coding sequence ATGGTCACCAGGCTCCCCGCCGGCGTCAGGGCCCTCTGCGCCGTCGCCGACGATGGCCACCAAGCAATCCTCGTCAACCGCGACCTACCCCCCGCCGAGCGCCTGGCCGCGCTCGCCCACGAGCTCGTCCACCTCGAGCGCGGCGGCGGCTGCCACCGACCCGGCCTCCACGACCGACTGCGACCGCTGAGGGCCCGGGAAGAGGCCCAGGTCGACCGGATCGTCGCCCGCCGGCTGGTCCCCCTCGACCTGCTGGAGGCGTGGGCCGCGGCCCGGGCGGAGGTGGGCCCGGTGACGACGCGTGACGTTGCCGACGAGTTCGAGGTGCCCCTCGCCGTCGCACTAGAGGCGATGCGCCAGGTGGCCTAG
- a CDS encoding DUF2510 domain-containing protein, which produces MAFYPPGWYPVTGGRRYWDGRQWTQQVAPDPPKRRGGVILGAVIAVVVGFVALGLVAGEDDDDQGITPSAPTTVKPPITTPAAPSGPTEPELVTLWAAEHGWVFDALVSDLESVGAAGMAANLDLMNRECGTLQKTVNAALALPAIPSSSVEAPWRNALREFQIATDDCVQGSLPPGDADRLNAAAAHTERGNRHLNDATAALADLGG; this is translated from the coding sequence ATGGCCTTCTACCCGCCGGGCTGGTACCCGGTCACAGGCGGCAGGCGCTACTGGGACGGCAGACAATGGACCCAGCAAGTTGCACCTGACCCGCCGAAGCGGCGCGGCGGCGTGATCCTGGGTGCTGTCATCGCCGTGGTCGTGGGCTTCGTTGCCCTCGGGCTTGTTGCCGGTGAAGACGATGACGACCAAGGCATCACCCCAAGCGCTCCGACAACCGTCAAGCCGCCGATCACCACCCCCGCCGCGCCCTCCGGTCCGACCGAGCCGGAACTGGTCACGCTCTGGGCAGCTGAGCACGGATGGGTCTTCGACGCCCTGGTATCAGACCTTGAGTCCGTAGGTGCGGCGGGCATGGCAGCGAACCTCGACCTGATGAACCGCGAGTGCGGAACGCTTCAGAAAACGGTCAACGCAGCCTTGGCGCTACCGGCGATCCCCTCGTCCAGCGTCGAGGCGCCCTGGCGCAATGCCCTTCGGGAGTTCCAGATCGCCACGGACGACTGTGTCCAGGGCTCCCTTCCGCCGGGCGATGCTGACCGGCTCAACGCTGCCGCTGCGCACACCGAAAGGGGCAACCGCCACCTGAACGACGCCACCGCCGCCCTGGCAGACCTCGGTGGCTAG
- a CDS encoding c-type cytochrome, whose translation MRPSRQRLAASAVLAATLLLGACGGDEASVDAEDPAARGAALVDARGCDSCHSVDGSSGVGPTWQDLAGSEVPLEDGTTVVADRAYLERSIREPGAQRVEGFTTQMPGVDLTDAEVADVVAYIESLSEG comes from the coding sequence ATGCGCCCCTCCCGCCAACGCCTCGCCGCCTCCGCCGTGCTCGCCGCCACGCTGCTGCTCGGGGCCTGCGGCGGGGACGAGGCCTCCGTCGACGCCGAGGACCCCGCCGCCCGGGGCGCGGCACTGGTCGACGCCCGGGGCTGCGACAGCTGCCACTCGGTCGACGGCAGCAGCGGCGTGGGGCCGACCTGGCAGGACCTGGCCGGCTCCGAGGTCCCCCTCGAGGACGGCACCACCGTCGTCGCCGACCGGGCCTACCTCGAGCGGTCGATCCGGGAGCCCGGGGCCCAGCGGGTCGAGGGCTTCACCACCCAGATGCCCGGCGTCGACCTCACCGACGCCGAGGTGGCCGACGTCGTCGCCTACATCGAGAGCCTGTCGGAGGGCTGA
- a CDS encoding threonine aldolase family protein, which translates to MTEALPPPPRASFASDNAAGVAPEVMEALVAANAGPALAYGQDPWSAAAEDALRDLVGVPDAEVLMCWGGTGANVVGLALAVQPWQAVLCVDSAHIVVDECGAPARFTGATIVPVPHVAGKLVPEALAPFLHWQGVEHHPQPGAVSISQATEMGTVYTVDEVAALAEVAHAHDMVLHVDGARIANALVASGTDLRTMVRDTGVDVLTFGLTKDGAMYGEAVLVLRPELARAARYVRKQAGQLPSKARFVAAQVTALLEGDRWLAHARRANALAVRLAERVGAVPGVEVVRPPEVNSVFATLPAAAIAPLQGWSFFWPWDPERSEVRWMTGFATTEDDVDRFAAGVEAVVAPLVGP; encoded by the coding sequence GTGACCGAGGCCCTCCCGCCCCCGCCCCGGGCCAGCTTCGCCAGCGACAACGCGGCCGGGGTGGCCCCCGAGGTGATGGAGGCCCTGGTCGCGGCCAACGCCGGCCCCGCCCTGGCCTACGGCCAGGACCCGTGGAGCGCGGCGGCCGAGGACGCCCTCCGCGACCTGGTCGGCGTGCCCGACGCCGAGGTGCTGATGTGCTGGGGCGGCACCGGGGCCAACGTGGTCGGCCTCGCCCTCGCCGTCCAGCCCTGGCAGGCGGTCCTCTGCGTCGACTCGGCCCACATCGTGGTCGACGAGTGCGGGGCACCGGCCCGCTTCACCGGCGCCACCATCGTCCCCGTGCCCCACGTCGCCGGCAAGCTGGTGCCCGAGGCCCTGGCCCCCTTCCTCCACTGGCAGGGGGTCGAGCACCACCCGCAGCCCGGGGCCGTCTCGATCAGCCAGGCCACCGAGATGGGCACCGTCTACACGGTCGACGAGGTGGCCGCCCTGGCCGAGGTGGCCCACGCCCACGACATGGTCCTGCACGTCGACGGGGCCCGGATCGCCAACGCCCTGGTGGCCTCGGGCACCGACCTGCGGACGATGGTGCGCGACACCGGGGTCGACGTCCTCACCTTCGGCCTGACCAAGGACGGGGCCATGTACGGCGAGGCCGTCCTCGTGCTGCGCCCCGAGCTGGCCCGCGCCGCCCGCTACGTCCGCAAGCAGGCCGGCCAGCTGCCGTCCAAGGCCCGCTTCGTCGCCGCCCAGGTCACCGCCCTGCTCGAGGGCGACCGGTGGCTGGCCCACGCTCGCCGGGCCAACGCCCTCGCCGTGCGCCTGGCCGAGCGGGTCGGTGCCGTCCCCGGCGTGGAGGTGGTCCGCCCGCCCGAGGTGAACTCCGTGTTCGCCACCCTGCCGGCCGCGGCCATCGCCCCGCTCCAGGGCTGGTCGTTCTTCTGGCCGTGGGACCCGGAGCGCTCCGAGGTGCGGTGGATGACCGGCTTCGCCACCACCGAGGACGACGTCGACCGGTTCGCAGCCGGGGTCGAGGCGGTCGTGGCGCCGCTCGTCGGGCCGTGA
- a CDS encoding PH domain-containing protein, which yields MSAVAADRDVGPQRLSPRVRTLWHVVGAGVAAVVVLVAAILGAIVAAGGLPGAVAVVAAVVAAGSVVGAAVGPRLAYTRWRWTLTDEGLELSHGVVVRVESAIPTFRVQQIDVRQGPLERAFDLVSLKITTASAFSDGTLPGIDADRAEAVRRELLGRVAADDGV from the coding sequence GTGAGCGCCGTCGCCGCCGACCGCGACGTCGGCCCGCAGCGCCTGAGCCCCCGGGTGCGCACCCTGTGGCACGTGGTCGGCGCGGGGGTGGCCGCGGTCGTCGTGCTGGTCGCCGCGATCCTCGGCGCCATCGTCGCCGCCGGGGGCCTGCCGGGAGCGGTGGCCGTCGTCGCCGCGGTGGTCGCCGCCGGTTCGGTGGTGGGCGCCGCGGTCGGTCCCCGCCTCGCCTACACCCGGTGGCGCTGGACCCTGACCGACGAGGGCCTGGAGCTCTCCCACGGCGTGGTGGTGCGGGTCGAGTCGGCCATCCCCACCTTCCGGGTGCAGCAGATCGACGTCCGCCAGGGCCCCCTCGAGCGGGCCTTCGACCTCGTCAGCCTGAAGATCACCACCGCCTCGGCGTTCAGCGACGGGACCCTGCCCGGCATCGACGCCGACCGGGCCGAGGCCGTGCGGCGCGAGCTGCTGGGCCGGGTCGCGGCCGACGATGGCGTCTGA